The sequence below is a genomic window from Actinokineospora baliensis.
CTCGCCACCGCACTGCGCGACGGGTTCCGCAACACCAGGATCGCCACCGCGTTCCGCGACCGCACCGAGGTCGAGTGCTGGTTCAAGGGCCTCGAGCTGATCGAGCCCGGCCTGACCTTCCTGCACGAGTGGTGGCCGGACGGCCCGAGGATGACCCCCCTGACCGACATGAACTTCATGATGCTCGGCGGCATGGGCCGCAAGCTCTGACCCGACCGGGGAAGCGCGGCGCCGCTTAGCGGCCCGCGCCGACCCGGTGGGCGAGGAGGGTGCCACCTGCCATTGCCGCTGGGAAGACCAAGAGGGCGGCGAAGGGGATCAGGCACAGCAGGTACACGGGGATGCCGAAGCCCAGGGTCAGCGCCCGCCGCCCGCGCAGGGCTCGGCGCCGGTCGCGCAGGCTGACGCCGCGGCGGACGAAGGGGATGGCGGTGAGTTCGATCGCCAGCAGCCAGGCGCCGACGCAGACCGCCAGGACCGGCACCACCGTCTGGCCGAGCACCGGGATGAAGCCGAGGGCGAACAGCACGATGGCCCACGCCAGTCCGCGCAGCACCAGCAGCAGCGCGTCGCGCAGTCCGATCCACGCCGCTCGTGCCCAGCCGATCTCCTGGACGCCGGGGACGCCGCCGAGTTCGCGGTCCTCGACCTCCTCGGCGATGCTCTCGTAGAACGGTCCGCCGACGATCAGGGTCAGGGCGGTGAACAGCAGCAGCGACACCGCCGCGACCGCGACCACCAGCGAGATCCCGACCCCGATCCGCAGCGCGGTGCGCAAGGTCGCCGACCAGTCGTCGGCGAACGGGGTGGCCCAGGCGACCAGGTCGTCGGCGTTGACGGCGAGGGTGATCAGCCCGGCGAACAGCAGCACGCTGGTCAGCAGCACCGGCAGCGCGCCGCGCAGCAGCAGGGACCGGTTGCTCAGGACGAGGGTGAGGCCGCGGCCGAGAAGCCGGGCGCCGGTGCCGAGGTCGCGCAGTGCGGTGATCACGGGCGGCATCCTACGGCGTAGTTGACCTCGACATTACTGGAGGTTTTACCGTCGGGGCAGGCACAGTGATCGAGGGGGAACGCGCATGGACATGCAGATGGTGGCCTGGAGCTCGCTCTACCGGACGCTCAACTCCAGCGAGGGGCGGCCGAGCGGCTGGGCCACCCTGCGCCGGGTCGCGGCCTTCGCCGGACCGCACCGCCGCCGGATCGGCTGGTTCTTACTGGTCAGCGTCGTGCTCTCGGCGCTGGCGGTGGCCACCCCGGTGCTGGCCGGGCGCGTGGTCGACGCGATCGTGCACCACGCCGAGCCGGGCGTGGTCCTCTGGCTGGCCGCGGTGATCGCCGTCGCCGCGGTGGTGGAGGCCGGGTTCGGGCTGGTGGGCCGGAACCTGTCGGCGGGCATCGGCGAGGGGCTGATCCTGGACCTGCGCACCCGGGTGTTCGACCACGTGCAGCGGATGCCGGTCGCGTTCTTCACCCGCACCCGCACCGGCGCGCTGGTCAGCAGGCTCAACAACGACGTCATCGGCGCGCAGCGGGCCTTCAGCGACACCCTGTCCGGGGTGGTCGGCAACCTGGTGACGCTCACCCTGACGCTGGTCGTGATGATCGGCATCTCCTGGCAGGTGACCGTGCTGGCGCTGGTGCTGCTGCCGGTGTTCGTGATCCCCGCGCGCCGCATGGGCCGCAGGCTGGCGGACCTGCGCCGGGAGGCCGCCGAGC
It includes:
- a CDS encoding EI24 domain-containing protein; translation: MITALRDLGTGARLLGRGLTLVLSNRSLLLRGALPVLLTSVLLFAGLITLAVNADDLVAWATPFADDWSATLRTALRIGVGISLVVAVAAVSLLLFTALTLIVGGPFYESIAEEVEDRELGGVPGVQEIGWARAAWIGLRDALLLVLRGLAWAIVLFALGFIPVLGQTVVPVLAVCVGAWLLAIELTAIPFVRRGVSLRDRRRALRGRRALTLGFGIPVYLLCLIPFAALLVFPAAMAGGTLLAHRVGAGR